A stretch of DNA from Rhodothermales bacterium:
GGAAAATCCGCACATCCCAGACGAGAGTCACCCGTCCGGTTCCTCCGCTCCGATTTGTTTGATTGGATGACAGATCGTACATGTGGAGACTGGCGTTTGGATTTCGTATTGGCATGACCATTGACGGTACCTCCGCTACCATGCCGAAGCGAACCGCGCCGAACCGTTTTTATTGCTTGTTCCCATGTCCCATTCGATGAACAACGTACTCGCTGTCGTTTTGTGCGGCGGAGCCGGCACGCGGCTCTTCCCACTGACGGCCACGCACGCAAAGCCGGCTATTTCCCTTCTGGGAAAATATCGCCTTGTAGATATCCCGATTACGAACTGCTTGCGCGCCGGCATCAACCGGATCTTTGTGCTCACCCAATTTAATTCGGCGAGCCTGCACCGTCACATCGCGGACACGTACCGGTTCGATACGTACGACGAACGTTTCGTCTCTATCCTCGCCGCCGAGCAGACGCCGGAATCGACCGACTGGTACAGGGGCACGGCCGATGCGGTTCGGCAGGTGCTGCACCACCTGGACAATCACACGGGAAACCAGGTGTTGGTGTTGTCGGGGGATCAGATTTATGACATGGACTTCGACGCCCTCTTTCGCCACCACCTGCAGCGCGAGGCCGATGTGACGGTCGCCACGACGCCCGTGACGGCCGAGGAGGCAACCGAGTTTGGGATCATGCAGATCACGGACGACGACGCGATTTCGGTGTTTCGCGAGAAACCCACACCCGCGCAGCTCACATCCCTGGCCAGCCCGGTGCCCGAGGCGTTACATCGCGCCGGCCGGCGGTATCTGGCGTCCACGGGCATCTACCTGTTCGACAAACAGGTGCTCCGCCGGCTGTTGACGGACGACTCCGGCCGCCACGATTTTGGCAAACACATCATCCCGGACGCACTCGGAAAATGGCGCGTCGTCAGCTACCCGTTCGAGGGGTACTGGAGCGACGTAGGCAGCATCCGCTCCTACCACGCCGCCAACCTGGCGATGGCCCAGTCGCGGCCGTCGTTCGACTTTGTCACGTCCTGCCTCTACATGCGGACGCGTGCGGAAGCGTTACCGCCGGCGCGTATCCTCGGCTCACTCGTGCATGATGCCATCATTTGCGAGGGCTCAACCGTCTCGAATGCGCGCCTGTATCGCAGCGTGCTGGGTGTCCGCTCCATCGTTGGCGACAGGAGCACGCTCAAGAACACGGTGATGATGGGGGCCGACTACTTCGCGCAGGGGCCCTCGCGCGGGATGCGCCATGTCAACGCACCCGATCGGCCCGGTGTGGGGGAGGCCTGTTATATCGAGGGCGCCATCCTGGATTCGAATGTGAGTATTGGCAACGGGACGGTCATCGCGAACGAGGATAACGTGCAGGAAGGCGAAGGGCCCAATTATTACATCCGCGACGGCATCATTGTCATCCCCCGAAACGCCATTGTACCCGAGGGGTCGATAATCGGGGCGACGCATCTTCCCATTCAGATTACTCGCATGCCGGCGGAGTTCACCCGCCCCGTCGTCGCGGCGGTCGGTCTTCATGCGCCGGTGTGATGTCCCTATGCCACCCGGTTCTGAAGCGACCTTTGGGGCCACCAAGACCCCAAAGGTCTGCTTCCGTCGGAAAGAGGCGAGTTACTCGCCGGTAGGCGGGGCGTCTGTTTTCTTGAGCTTGTCAACCAGCTTTTCGGCGCCGGCTTTCATCTCGGTGAAGTTCTCCTCCATCTCATCCTTCAGCTCTTCCCACTTCTCCTCGCCGGATTCGCGCACCTTGTCCAGCTTTACTTTGAGGGCTTCGCGCTTGACCTCCAGTTCTTTGGCCTTCTCGGCGAGGTCTTCTTTCAATTCTCCGGCTTCCTCGACAAGCTTGTCCTTGGTCTTGTCGAACCAATCGAACAGTTTGCCGGCTTTGTCCAAAAAGTCTTGTTTTTCCATGATCGTGA
This window harbors:
- a CDS encoding sugar phosphate nucleotidyltransferase, translating into MNNVLAVVLCGGAGTRLFPLTATHAKPAISLLGKYRLVDIPITNCLRAGINRIFVLTQFNSASLHRHIADTYRFDTYDERFVSILAAEQTPESTDWYRGTADAVRQVLHHLDNHTGNQVLVLSGDQIYDMDFDALFRHHLQREADVTVATTPVTAEEATEFGIMQITDDDAISVFREKPTPAQLTSLASPVPEALHRAGRRYLASTGIYLFDKQVLRRLLTDDSGRHDFGKHIIPDALGKWRVVSYPFEGYWSDVGSIRSYHAANLAMAQSRPSFDFVTSCLYMRTRAEALPPARILGSLVHDAIICEGSTVSNARLYRSVLGVRSIVGDRSTLKNTVMMGADYFAQGPSRGMRHVNAPDRPGVGEACYIEGAILDSNVSIGNGTVIANEDNVQEGEGPNYYIRDGIIVIPRNAIVPEGSIIGATHLPIQITRMPAEFTRPVVAAVGLHAPV